In the Streptomyces fradiae ATCC 10745 = DSM 40063 genome, one interval contains:
- a CDS encoding ArsR/SmtB family transcription factor — protein MLRFHFTREDLARTRVVATWGPLSETFFSLMTLQRQHPPPAFAGWHQRVHRTSAARHPAAALFRDEVLDLFTLTGRAASLEEGVEALRAAHPRHMEAEIDDARAGHAFYFPGAPAWTGADWGDPAHDRADRESLADFLTGYHQAAVLPHWPRVLARLQAEQAAYARILAESGVEAMLAALPGGFRWRAPVLEIGRGALVGESWLAGRGMTLVPSVFCQTRLVSNYASATDEQAPVLLFFPLVRTPADAVTLLTSGGTADLRALEALLGRTRAHALDAIGQGACSTGQLARRLSASVATASEHASVLRGTGLITTTRHGGGVLHALTLLGAALLDGAVPPPAGGR, from the coding sequence GTGCTGCGTTTCCACTTCACCAGGGAGGACCTGGCGAGAACCCGGGTGGTGGCCACCTGGGGGCCGCTCAGTGAGACCTTCTTCAGCCTGATGACCCTGCAGAGGCAGCATCCGCCACCCGCGTTCGCGGGCTGGCACCAGCGCGTCCACCGCACCTCCGCCGCGCGCCACCCCGCCGCGGCGCTCTTCCGCGACGAGGTCCTGGACCTGTTCACCCTCACCGGGCGCGCGGCATCGCTGGAGGAAGGCGTGGAAGCGCTGCGAGCGGCACACCCCCGCCATATGGAGGCCGAGATCGACGACGCGCGGGCCGGCCACGCCTTCTACTTCCCCGGCGCACCGGCCTGGACGGGTGCCGACTGGGGAGACCCCGCACACGACCGGGCCGACCGAGAGAGCCTCGCGGACTTCCTCACCGGCTACCACCAGGCCGCCGTACTACCTCACTGGCCGCGCGTCCTCGCACGACTCCAGGCCGAGCAGGCCGCCTACGCCCGCATCCTCGCGGAGAGCGGTGTCGAAGCGATGCTCGCCGCTCTGCCAGGCGGGTTCCGCTGGCGCGCGCCTGTCCTGGAGATCGGACGCGGCGCACTGGTCGGGGAGTCCTGGCTCGCCGGGCGCGGCATGACGTTGGTGCCCTCCGTCTTCTGCCAGACGAGGCTGGTCTCGAACTACGCGAGCGCCACGGACGAACAGGCGCCCGTGCTGCTGTTCTTCCCCCTCGTACGGACGCCCGCCGACGCCGTGACCTTGCTGACGTCCGGAGGGACCGCCGACCTGAGGGCACTGGAAGCCCTCCTGGGCCGTACTCGCGCCCACGCCCTCGACGCGATCGGCCAGGGCGCGTGCAGTACCGGTCAACTCGCGCGACGGCTGTCCGCCTCTGTCGCCACCGCCAGCGAGCACGCGTCCGTTCTGCGTGGTACCGGCCTGATCACCACCACCCGCCATG